A genomic region of Macaca nemestrina isolate mMacNem1 unplaced genomic scaffold, mMacNem.hap1 Scaffold_48, whole genome shotgun sequence contains the following coding sequences:
- the LOC139361414 gene encoding lysine-specific demethylase PHF2-like, producing MKLKEFVDCYYSTSCKRVLNTTNLEFSDTQMPSFVEPPDIMKKLPWVENYWLDDTLLAKPKVTQYYLICMKESYPNFHIDSGHLCLIPRV from the exons ATGAAGCTGAAGGAGTTTGTGGACTGTTACTACAGCACCAGCTGCAAGCGGGTCCTCAACACCACTAACCTAGAGTTCTCTGATACCCA GATGCCCAGCTTCGTGGAGCCACCTGACATCATGAAGAAACTGCCCTGGGTAGAAAACTACTGGCTAGACGATACATTGCTGGCCAAGCCCAAAGTGACCCAGTACTACCTGATCTGCATGAAGGAAAGCTACCCCAACTTTCACATCGACTCGGGGCACCTCTGCCTGATACCGCGTGTTTAA